Genomic window (Arachis hypogaea cultivar Tifrunner chromosome 13, arahy.Tifrunner.gnm2.J5K5, whole genome shotgun sequence):
ACAATCACAAAGAGAGTTTaagaattagtatttttttaattttacttaaaaTAAACTTTGTAGTGCTACTCCATGAActctcacttttatttttattttttaacttaaataaactaaggtaaaataattttatatttttatttgatcatTCACAGTGACTTCATAGAGCAATGGGTCCAAATTTGTAACCCAGCAAGATCTAAGGTTAAAGGAGGAGCTGGTGACTCAAGCTTTTCAGATCAATGTGCCAATTGTGAAAAGGCAAGTTAAAAAGCACTGCTCTTTATTAACTTTCCTGACATTGAATTCAGTGTTTCTTAACTTTTGGTCTTCATATCACATATTACAAGGAGATCAGTGTCTTGAACtacttatatatatgtttttctaATGCAGGAAGCTGTGAATGTATCACTTGGGAACCTATTAACTTATCCATTTGTGAGAGAAGCAGTAGTGAGTAAAAAGCTTGCATTGAAGGGTGCACATTATGATTTTGTTAAAGGCAGCTTTGAGTTGTGGGATTTGGACTTCAAAGTCACTCCCCCTGTGTCCCTGATTTAAGAGAGAGATATAATATTACTACATCACCTTCAAGGAGAGTTCTCAATCAAAATCTCATGTATATTACTTCTTTCTACAAGTCTTCTGTCTTTGTAATTCCCAGAAAAAAGAGACGCAAACACTCGGCAAAAATAATGCTCCTTGTGACCTAGATAATCTCCTAATTTTTGTTATGTACTTTTATGTTCCAGCAAACTTTTGAATATAAGGATACTGATATATCCACCTAAATCAAAGTAATGCTTTTTTGCATTCAATATAAAGTATTTACTTTAAAAAGCTTGGGTTTTATTTATTCAGACACTCTTTAAATTGGATGACAAAAAATGTGTGTTTTTAATCTAATGATGATAATAGAATGGAATTAGTGTTCAAACAAACCCAAACTTTCTATTATGTGAAATTAACATTGattgttctttgttttctttgagACATGAGACCTCAATCGTAGTATATGAACAACTTGTCAATGAAATATAGTATGTATCCATATGAAATGTGACACACTATATTGATTCACACCTCAACTATTATTAAATAGGatgcaaacttaaaaattaagcGGTGAACATATAAAGAATAGTAGTTAAAAAGGTGTGAGTTAAGACTGTTTCTCATTAATTTGTTTCATTTGGACATGTCCATGTTCCCTTAAGTTTAAAACAGACATTTTTCTTGGGAAAATAGTCATGGATAGTTTGAAGGAACATTTAGCAGTGAAGCTTTTTATGTAtaaatcaaaactctgatttaCTCACACCGAGAGTGAACATCTCTAGTAAATAGATAGACAGCAAAATTTCCTACCCCTTTCTCTGTCTTTATGGGATGGGACTTATGACGACCTTTCCAGTAGCACGGTTTGTTTCAAGGTAAGTGAAGGCTTCAACAAGCTGAGCAAAGGAGAAGGGACCTTTGGGATCCACAACTGGCTTTACTTGTCCACTCTCCAAGTAAGGGTTCAGTTTCCTGAGAACAGCTCCATTGGAAGTAACCACAAATCTGAACCCAGGTGGTGTAACTGCTCCTGTTAGTGCCACCACACTCCCACCTTCTTTCACTGCCTTCACTGCCTTCTCACATTGCCCTGCATATCATTAATCATGTAAGATCAATTCTTCTGGAATTATGTTAAAATATGGGATATTATATGCGGCgctttttgatttgttgtttataCTCATCTCCCTGAGTAATAGAGGTATGTGTGACATTCTATAAAATATAAGGCTATCATATGTCATAATTTAAATATCAGAGGAAGTTAATGCATCATTTACAAATTCAAGAATGTCATGTGGAGATCAATATGAAAAACTCTAAAATATAAGCTTATGAGATTCCTTTCTTATGTACATATACTGATAAAGGGTTTCTTATGTTTTGATTAAACAGGTTTTAGCCTCAAATTTAAcggtgaaaatttgaaaatgcagTTCATAATCTTCTACTTATTGACACAGTAATGATTACGTGCATACATCACGGAAAAATTTAGGCATGCAAAGATTGGAAGAACATGAATGATACAAGGAGAACACAGTTTTTTCTTCTTACCAATGgcatcataaacaacatcaaaTTTTTCTGGCAAGTCTTCAAAGTTCTCCTTTGTGTAGTCAATAGCCAAATCAGCTCCCAAGCTTTTCAACAGCTCCAAATTTCTGGTGCTTGAAGTGGCAGCAACTCTTGAAGCCCCAAAAACTTTCTTAGCTAGCTATTATTAATCATTGAAGGTACACATGAAGTGTAACATGTTAGTGTGTAACCTTCTTATAGCATTAATATAGAGTTCTAATGACTTTCTCTCATGCTAGAAATCTGAATCCATGAACATATTTTCTCCCAAGCTAGTTAGTTGAGTAATTTAGAGACAATGAAACTAGCAGTGATGATATTCTAAAAACCACAGAATTAGAAAATGCAGCATCAGCATCTCACTCCTTGCCAACAATCACTACTGCAAATAGACTCTCAAACATTTTTATACTCTTGAGAAATAATGCAAACATAATCTTGATGCAACATCATACTGAGCAACTGCTTACCTGAATGACTAGGGTTCCAACACCACCAGAACCATTTAGAACAAGAATGGATTTACCAGGGGAGAATCCAAGCCTCTCCAAACCCTCATAAGCAGTCTCAATTGCAAGAGGAAGAGAAGCAGCCTCAGCAAAGTTCAAGTTCTTTGGTTTTGGTGCTAACAATCTCTCCTCAACAGCAGTGTACTCAGCTAAAGACCCAAACTGCTTAGGCCCTTCAAGTGCTTTCTCATTAACATCACCATATACTTCATCACCCACCTTGAAATCCTTTACTTTGCTACCAACCTTCACCACCACTCCGGCAACATCGTACCCCGGAACAGTCTATTCACAAAAGACCCAAATTTCATCTCATTACTTGAAAGCAAAATATGTAAAATGTCATTAAGATCTATGGCTGAGCAAAGATAAAATATGGCCAGATTGTTGATCTGACAAGCAAAGATAAATATGATGATAGAACCATTCTAACATGaaacaaaaatcaaatataaaatcaTTCCATTACCAACAAAATCAATCTATGGTAATTGAAATCATCTTCGGATATAGCAACTTTTATATTCCTCAGTCCTCACCTCAATTAATGAAGCTACCGTACCCTTTAATTAACTAATGAGATTCTAATACAACAAAACATGCTATTTAATTAagcatttaaaaattaaaatcatgctGTTCCATACCTCTACATTACAATTGCCAGAATTCATTATGATAATTCAAGAATAAGCTGTGTACAAGGAA
Coding sequences:
- the LOC112733912 gene encoding 2-methylene-furan-3-one reductase; the protein is MSVSAALSSTPSHLTSLPSSSPFSLRFSLPFRENNRDRLFFSPQSRRHSGVVVVRSQATTTPASSEAVKATAVPSEMKAWVYGEYGGVDVLKFDSSVGVPDVKEDQVLVKVVAAALNPVDAKRRQGKFKATDSPLPTVPGYDVAGVVVKVGSKVKDFKVGDEVYGDVNEKALEGPKQFGSLAEYTAVEERLLAPKPKNLNFAEAASLPLAIETAYEGLERLGFSPGKSILVLNGSGGVGTLVIQLAKKVFGASRVAATSSTRNLELLKSLGADLAIDYTKENFEDLPEKFDVVYDAIGQCEKAVKAVKEGGSVVALTGAVTPPGFRFVVTSNGAVLRKLNPYLESGQVKPVVDPKGPFSFAQLVEAFTYLETNRATGKVVISPIP